Proteins from a single region of Thunnus albacares chromosome 14, fThuAlb1.1, whole genome shotgun sequence:
- the LOC122997555 gene encoding polymeric immunoglobulin receptor-like — MSFIPHLILAGLIGIHSKIITVSRVSVKAGGSISIPCLYDQYYRNHVKFLCQGYYWHSCHIVVETNQRKSSSGKFSISDDTNQGIFTVTINDITHKDTDFWCGVEIVSGEDVGQYFQLSATTGMSNLYVDQQEITAFEGGSVTIDCHYKYSAERKWCRLGRTCVTNQFGSIDGTAVTINASVSDVFTVTMSELRTENSGWYWCAAGDLQMPVHVTVNELPSTTMSPSTARTLSVEPCTAQPTNTTITGAGGESLQDEHKRPTTMTILIITLVLLLLVVLTAFFGWRMIRCNKTKPRTSDITAVSQTGSDPDVRYTTVVVYVAWKDQTPKDSVTYSIINQRDGAKQMTEPEDGVVIYSTVGQHSNRMKKFY; from the exons ATGAGTTTTATTCCTCACCTAATACTGGCTGGACTCATTG GAATTCACAGTAAAATTATTACAGTGAGTCGAGTTTCAGTTAAGGCTGGAGGCTCCATCTCTATCCCATGTCTCTATGACCAGTACTACAGAAACCATGTGAAATTCTTGTGTCAAGGATATTACTGGCATTCGTGTCATATAGTAGTTGAAACAAACCAACGAAAAAGTAGTTCAGGAAAGTTTTCAATCTCTGATGACACAAACCAAGGAATCTTCACTGTGACTATTAATGATATAACGCATAAGGACACTGATTTCTGGTGTGGTGTGGAGATTGTATCGGGGGAAGATGTCGGACAGTATTTTCAGCTGTCAGCGACCACAG GTATGTCAAATCTGTACGTGGACCAACAAGAAATTACAGCATTTGAAGGAGGTAGTGTGACTATCGACTGTCACTATAAATACTCAGCAGAAAGAAAGTGGTGCAGACTGGGCCGCACCTGTGTGACAAATCAGTTTGGATCAATAGATGGAACAGCAGTGACCATCAATGCCAGTGTCTCCGATGTTTTCACTGTGACTATGAGTGAACTGAGGACAGAGAACAGCGGCTGGTACTGGTGTGCCGCAGGAGACTTACAGATGCCAGTGCACGTAACTGTTAATGAATTACCCTCAACTACAATGAGCCCCAGTACAGCAA GGACACTTTC TGTTGAACCATGTACTGCCCAGCCCACAAACACCACCATAACCGGGGCTGGTGGAGAGAGCTTGCAAGATGAACACAAGAG GCCCACTACAATGACGATTCTCATCATCACCCTGGTCTTACTGCTGTTAGTTGTTCTCACTGCGTTTTTTGGATGGAGGATGATAAGATGCA ATAAGACCAAACCTCGGACATCTGACATCACAGCG GTCTCACAAACTGGGAGTGATCCTGACGTGCGCTATACCACTGTTGTTGTATATGTGGCCTGGAAG GACCAGACACCCAAAGACagtgtgacatacagtattattaATCAAAGGGATGGTGCGAAGCAAATG aCTGAACCAGAAGATGGAGTTGTGATCTACAGCACAGTGGGTCAACACTCAAATAGAATGAAAAAGTTCTATTGA
- the LOC122997359 gene encoding CMRF35-like molecule 5 — protein sequence MSNLYVGQQEITAFEGGSVTINCHYKYSAERKWCRLGRTCVTNQFGSIDGTAVTINASVSDVFNVTMSKLRTESSGWYWCAAEDLQMPVHITVNELPSTTMSPSTARTLSVEPCTAQPTNTTITGAGGESLQDEHKRLPLHLPSRPTTMTILITILVLQLLVVLTVFFGWRMIRCNKTKPRTSDITAVSQTGSDADVLYATIVHVAGKQDQTPKDSVTYSTINIRDGAKQMTEPEDGVVIYSTVGQHSNRMKKF from the exons ATGTCAAATCTGTACGTGGGCCAACAAGAAATTACCGCATTTGAAGGAGGAAGTGTGACTATCAACTGTCACTATAAATACTCAGCAGAAAGAAAGTGGTGCAGACTGGGCCGCACCTGTGTGACAAATCAGTTTGGATCAATAGATGGAACAGCAGTGACCATCAATGCCAGTGTCTCCGATGTTTTCAATGTGACTATGAGTAAACTGAGGACAGAGAGCAGCGGCTGGTACTGGTGTGCTGCAGAAGACTTACAGATGCCAGTGCACATAACTGTTAATGAATTACCCTCAACTACAATGAGCCCCAGTACAGCAA GGACACTTTC TGTTGAACCATGTACTGCCCAGCCCACAAACACCACCATAACCGGGGCTGGTGGAGAGAGCTTGCAAGATGAACACAAGAG GCTACCTCTGCATTTACCTTCCAGGCCCACTACAATGACGATTCTCATCACCATCCTGGTCTTACAGCTATTAGTTgttctcactgtgttttttGGATGGAGGATGATAAGATGCA ATAAGACCAAACCTCGGACATCTGACATCACAGCG GTCTCACAAACTGGGAGTGATGCTGACGTGCTCTATGCCACCATTGTTCATGTGGCCGGGAAG CAGGACCAGACACCCAAAGACAGTGTGACATACAGTACTATTAATATAAGGGATGGTGCGAAGCAAATG aCTGAACCAGAAGATGGAGTTGTGATCTACAGCACAGTGGGTCAACACTCAAATAGAATGAAAAAGTTCTAA
- the polh gene encoding DNA polymerase eta, which translates to MEYGKDRVVALVDMDCFYVQVEQRLNPALRNTPCVVAQYKTWKGGSIIAVSYEARAHGVTRNMWVDDAKKLCQDLQVARVRESHGKADLTYYREASVEVIEVMSRFAVIERASIDEAYMDLTAAVQQRLKNMTDKQIEPHLLRTTYIQGYPQTFSEQEASAEDIVLDKEVQRSRGLQQWLASASVPLSGEQNSAELRLTVGAIIVEEMRAAVEEHTGFRCSAGISHNKVLAKLACGLNKPNRQTVLPLDSVTELFNSLPISKIRNLGGKLGASITETLGIENMGEMTRFSQAQLEQHFGEKTGQWLYDLCRGIEFEAVKPRQLPKSIGCSKNFPGKTSLVTKEQVQYWLHQLALELEERLTKDREVNGRVAKLLTVGVRQLGDKRPSSFSRCCALSRYEATKISGDSFAIIKSLNTAGNHQAAWTPPLTLLHISASKFNDAPSAGGIAGFLSSDVTSTQSPFSTTQTPAELKNDSTCKQPGTIQSFFQKAAKKQKQKITKGEEEDDEDAGPTVILPSSSSNKTSATDCQLEADTNCPVSSFSLSSQSQNGSASPHSGISSFFHKKSVERSLQAAASTFSKPEMGQRPGSVDTEHPDDTVTVVSGLQVKDSDVKHSAGFTSHQLPCEELRDELDIEAEKNHHLPSVAREDLIKCDRCDQEVSVWEMPEHNDYHFALDLQNSLSSSSGSAAASSSTSGVSLTPHRVGASSRGKTKTRGQSGPQPKRHRSQGGSTGTLDSFFKRN; encoded by the exons ATGGAGTATGGGAAAGATAGAGTGGTGGCGTTAGTAGACATGGACTGCTTTTACGTCCAGGTGGAGCAGAGGCTGAATCCAGCTCTGAGGAACACTCCCTGTGTGGTAGCCCAGTACAAGACGTGGAAAGGAGGCAG TATCATAGCCGTGAGCTACGAGGCCAGGGCCCATGGTGTCACCAGGAACATGTGGGTGGATGATGCAAAGAAACTGTGCCAAGATCTCCAGGTGGCACGAGTGCGCGAGTCTCACGGCAAGGCAGACCTGACATA TTACAGGGAGGCAAGTGTGGAGGTGATTGAGGTGATGTCTCGCTTTGCCGTGATTGAGCGAGCTAGTATTGATGAGGCCTACATGGATCTGACTGCTGCGGTCCAGCAGCGGCTGAAGAAcatgacagacaaacaaatagaGCCTCATTTGCTGAGGACGACATACATCCAGGGTTACCCGCAAACTTTTTCAGAACAGGAGGCATCTGCAGAGGACATTGTCTTGGATAAAG AGGTGCAGAGGTCCAGAGGTCTCCAGCAGTGGCTGGCATCAGCATCTGTTCCTCTGTCAGGAGAGCAGAACTCTGCAGAACTACGGCTAACTGTGGGGGCAATCATTGTCGAGGAAATGAGGGCAGCTGTGGAGGAACACACAGGCTTCCGCTGTTCAGCAGGGATTTCGCACAACAAG GTACTCGCTAAACTAGCCTGTGGTCTGAACAAGCCTAATCGACAAACTGTTTTGCCGTTGGACTCTGTGACAGAACTTTTCAACTCTCTACCCATTAGTAAGAT CCGTAACCTGGGGGGTAAGCTGGGTGCCTCCATTACAGAAACTCTGGGAATAGAGAACATGGGAGAGATGACTCGCTTCTCACAGGCCCAACTGGAACAGCACTTTGGAGAAAAAACAGG TCAGTGGCTTTATGACTTGTGTCGGGGGATTGAGTTTGAAGCGGTGAAACCCAGACAGCTTCCCAAGTCTATCGGCTGCAGTAAAAACTTCCCCGGGAAAACATCGCTGGTTACAAAAGAGCAG GTGCAGTACTGGCTTCATCAACTGGCCCTGGAACTGGAGGAGAGGCTAACCAAGGACAGAGAAGTG AATGGTCGAGTGGCTAAGTTGTTGACAGTTGGTGTACGTCAGCTTGGGGACAAGAGGCCGAGCAGCTTCTCACGCTGCTGTGCTTTATCTCGCTACGAGGCGACCAAAATATCCGGTGACAGCTTTGCCATCATCAAGAGTCTCAACACAGCAGGAAACCACCAGGCAGCATG GACTCCGCCCCTCACCCTGCTACATATCTCGGCAAGCAAATTCAATGACGCTCCATCAGCAGGGGGGATAGCTGGCTTCCTTTCCAGTGATGTCACTTCAACCCAAAGTCCTTTCTCTACCACCCAGACACCCGCTGAACTGAAAAATGATTCCACATGCAAACAGCCTGGCACCATTCAGTCTTTCTTTCAAAAGGCAGctaagaaacaaaaacagaagattacaaaaggagaagaggaggatgatgaagatgcAGGTCCAACAGTAATTctcccatcatcctcctctAATAAAACCTCTGCAACTGATTGTCAGTTGGAGGCAGATACCAATTGCCCCGTTTCATCCTTCAGTCTTTCTTCTCAGTCTCAAAATGGTTCAGCCAGCCCTCATAGTGgcatctcctctttcttccaCAAGAAGAGTGTTGAAAGAAGCTTACAGGCTGCAGCCTCGACCTTTAGCAAGCCTGAAATGGGACAAAGGCCAGGGTCTGTTGATACAGAACACCCTGATGACACTGTTACTGTTGTGTCAGGCCTGCAGGTAAAAGATAGTGATGTAAAACATAGCGCAGGGTTTACATCTCACCAGTTGCCATGTGAAGAGTTAAGGGATGAACTGGACATTGAGGCAGAGAAAAATCACCATCTTCCTAGTGTAGCCAGAGAAGACCTGATAAAATGTGATCGCTGTGATCAGGAGGTGTCAGTCTGGGAAATGCCTGAACACAATGATTATCACTTTGCCCTCGACCTCCAGAACTCACTCTCTTCATCCTCAGGTTCAGCAGCTGCCTCTTCCTCTACCTCAGGTGTCTCCCTAACTCCTCACAGAGTAGGAGCATCCTCCCGTGGTAAAACAAAAACCAGAGGCCAGTCAGGACCTCAGCCGAAAAGGCATCGCTCCCAAGGCGGAAGTACGGGCACTCTGGATTCCTTTTTCAAGAGGAACTGA